The nucleotide window GGACGGCGGAGGGAGAGCCGGGGGTCTGATGCTGCGTGGTCCGGAGTCGCGGTTTGACCGCCGCCGGGCTCGGCCAACTGGGCACATTCGTCAATTGCGgcgttttaggaaaaaaaaaatggtcttgCGGAATATTTGATTACGGCTTACGGAGAGCGATCGTACTATTTGATAGGGTACCTTCTCATGTCCGAGGAAGAGTAGGACCTCATTGTGCTCATCCACTTATGAATGCTGGGATATTTTTGGAGGTCCACCTCGACGCCCCCAATTGCAGACAACACGTCTCTGTCCAACTTGGTCGGCGAATCTCTGTGAAAACATCAAACAATCAGATCATATCTGTAACATCATCATTCCTTatatggtgttgtttttttttttgttttttttttgtggtttacaACATATGAATGccttttctattcatttcaatgaatgTGGTCATGGAACAGATTAAATTTGTCAGTTAAGCTCATCAGGATTTCACTTTTACAAATTAGAATTCTAATTACGTTACACATCAATCAATAATCAATGCAAAGAAAATGGTAATTTTCACCAGCATTATAATAattaaactacttttttttttatattaatgaaataaaattaaaactgctttaaaagaaacaaaaacactgatatagatatatatatattattattttttctctcccatGTAATTGAATTAGAAAAACAACTTCTCACCCAACGATGAAGAGTCCTCTCCGACTGTGAGGTGGCGTCCTGGGAAGGAACTCATGGGAATGATCGAAGGACTTAtaggaggacgacgacgaccccGAGCTGCTGAGGTCCCTCCCACCATGGTCCCACGATTTGGACCTGGCGCACAAGTTACGCACCCCCGAAGCCGCCCCCCTCGTCCTGCTCGTCATCTCCAGGCCGTCCTGGAAAGCCTCCAAGAACTCCTCGGagccgccgctgctgctgctgctgctgcgccgCTCCTCGGCGTCGCCCCCCTTCAGGGCCTCGTCGCTCTGGCCGATGGTCAAACGCTTCAGCCCGCAGCTCAGGTCGGCGCCGACGGAGTCCGGGCTCTCCCTgtgccggccgccgccgccgccgccgccgccgccgccgccgccgccgcgcctCTCCTCGGGCGACTCCTGCAGCGACATGCGCTCAAACTCCACCGACAGGTTGGCGACTGGTGACAGCAAACCGCCGCCGCCGGTGGAGGAGCTCCGAGGGAATACGTCGTCTCCGTTGAAGACGGCGTCCCTCGATGAGGAGCAGACGCCGTTTTTGCAGACGGCGGGCGGCAGCCGGTCCTGCTCGGCCGCCGTCTCGATCAGGTCGCCGCCGCGATACTTGAGCGCCATGGGCATGATGTGAACGTCGTGGCCGCCCACCGCCCCCTTCAGGTCGTCGATGGACGCGGCGGAGGAGGTGATGCAGGTAAGCGCCGCGTTCTGCCTGTTCTTCATCTCCTCCAGGCTGATGTCCTCGCCCTCGTCCAAGAAGGCGCCGACAGAGATGGAGTTGCAGAACTTCTTGGGCTTGCCTGCAACCAAACACGGATCGTCGTTTCTTAATAAGTCCAACACTTGCTGTCTGGATTTTTATTTACCTTCATTCTGACATGATGAATAAGTAAATAGAAGGATAGCATCAAGTATTGTATTGACAAAAATGTTGGTTTTACAACTTCACATTTACGcgctattatttttttgtacaattgagTATTCATATTCAACAATAAAGTGCAGCAGCATAATGGGATGGCATAACCTATGACATAACCAAAATTCTTCCATGTTTCACAGTAAGGAAGagttttattatagttttggaattctcatttgagttagttttgatttcattttgaggctgttttttttttatttttttttatttagttagctttaattcatttcctgtgcggttctgttagttttagtttacttaataaatgcttacttttagtttatagttttagttagtttcagatatttttttttaatgtgtattacttgtgcacaatatttaaaaaaaaaaataaaaaaaatttttttaattgagcaaTAACTTCAGATATGATCATATGCAAATGAGCAAGACATAACAGCACACTCACTCTCCAAGAGTGCACGTCCATAACATCCTGTTGTTTATGTGCGTGTTGTAGTATTTTTCACGTTCAACAATACcggtattattttttcccccctactaACAGTAATCGTTACAGGTACCTGGTGAAGGCGTTTTAAATCTGTTGCTGGTCTCATTCTCTCCCTCTTCACAAGTCCGTGGAAAGAAATCCCTCTTACTCAAGTACTCGTCCAGCTTGTGAAGTCCCTTGGATGATGACAGATCGACAAAACTGTCAAGGAAGTCCCAATATTCCGCCCAGGGGTGACCCATCTCGTGAGCCAAATCTCTGGAAGAGAAAGAACACGCatgaatattatattattaacaCAGTTCTatgtacagcaaaaaaaaacaactgttgaCCGACCTGCCAACCCGTTCCGCACCGCGGTCAGGATCCGACTTAAGGATGTTGTGGAAATGTTCTGCTCGGTTCCTCGGCGGCGTCTTCCAGGAACGGCGAAAATCACCTGCCTAAAAACGGGGGCCATTATAGTTTGTGGTCTAACATAACAATAATGGTTCACATGACGTGATCTTTGatactactaggggtgtgaattgcctagtacctgacgattcgattcgtatcacgattcacaggtcacgattcgattcgataccgattaatcccgatacgaatggtcacgattcgatatcgattaatcccgatacgaaaagtcgattgttgcgattttttttcattcatatttagaaaatactaatcagtaagcttgtagagtgtaagatttatatgaaaatgtattatttatttatctgaaatttcagtcttatagaggttgtaatatgtttcatgtttgaacagcattaaaataaaaatattaaggcttaatgtgccgttcatataacattcttccatgctcaaggtgtgaatcctaaaaaaaaaaaaaaaaaaaaaaaaatcgattctgccgattattgaatcgattcgagaatcgcgcgatgtagtatcgcgatatatcgccgaatcgatttttttttttaacacccctagatacTACATTTGTATGGAGGACTAAAACTGCCAaatctcaaaataaataaagactaaaagtgaaaataaaacaggtatttaaaaaaaaatctaatttgaatATTCTatccaaaaagaaataaatataaatggaaataaaaagaacaaaatatatacatacataaatacatttgtatttaatttttgaattatattttttatatcaacttttatttttacttttagtcatttatttagtcattaatttatttagtcattaattattcagtcatttatttagttatttatttcgtcatgtatttagtcgtttatttattttgaattttggcatctttggtccatactgccaagtggaaatgttattcaaatgagggggcggtcctaagcgtgtgttGGGTTGGACTcggccgttgcaaactgcctgtcattggtcgagcgaGCGTCTCGGCGAACGAGGAAGtcactttcacttttagtcatttatttattttgaattttggcagttttggtcctccgttacatttgagtgaatgcagATAAGAAGTGGATCCACGTCTTACTTTCGAGGGGCTCAGCGGACCAGCAAAGGCTGTGACAGTCATGAGAGGATCCAGCGGGCTTTTTGTGTGCCGTTGGATCAGCGAGAGACTTTCCGAGGCTTCGGGCGACCACGGAGCGCCAATGATGGGCTGAGAGGTGTTGTCGGCTGGCCTGAGCAAGGGGATGTAGCAGCGGTCTACGAggaagcagaaagatggcggcacaCAGAAGACGttgcgcttccatttttcaatGACTAACAGACACGGACATTATTTTGCAAACAAATACCATACTGGGAAAAAGTACTGTATGATCTTTTTCTACTCTTATCTTCTTTTAACTGTACATAATTGCAGCAGCATCGCTCAATGGATTCATgctcaaaaaagaaaatgcaagcgtttttaactcattcactcaccgccattttcacatttcgcaatcccgttcgctttactggattttgactgattttgcaaggcccacagaatattggg belongs to Festucalex cinctus isolate MCC-2025b chromosome 5, RoL_Fcin_1.0, whole genome shotgun sequence and includes:
- the ankle2 gene encoding ankyrin repeat and LEM domain-containing protein 2, with the protein product MEAVLTRLKGLTADELREEFARADLKCIAITATTRSIVEKKLARMLAGPESDATETDNGSSARDADGVASAADHDKPLPCTNATVAAGSGPNEELDFGYGVGLNPPEEEEISSTQSKMKTPSKAAQVSPSFYYGVCPSWEDILSRNERAHVYTDKKDALQAVKGMKGARFKAFSNREDAEKFAKGMCDYFPSPNKSMACVSPVKPGQIVSKDMMEVDTINRERANSFKSPRAQDLTAKLRKAVEKGDEAAFIEIVWSNPRYLIGSGDNPTIVQEGCRYNVMHVAAKENQAGIAQLLLDTLENPEFMRLMYPDDQEDMLQKRIRYIVDLYLNTPDKAGFETPLHFACKFGCPEVVNVLCSHPDTDKNCKNSDDRKPCDIICRRKNSTQEVREKISDYLEDRCYIPLLRPADNTSQPIIGAPWSPEASESLSLIQRHTKSPLDPLMTVTAFAGPLSPSKAGDFRRSWKTPPRNRAEHFHNILKSDPDRGAERVGRDLAHEMGHPWAEYWDFLDSFVDLSSSKGLHKLDEYLSKRDFFPRTCEEGENETSNRFKTPSPGKPKKFCNSISVGAFLDEGEDISLEEMKNRQNAALTCITSSAASIDDLKGAVGGHDVHIMPMALKYRGGDLIETAAEQDRLPPAVCKNGVCSSSRDAVFNGDDVFPRSSSTGGGGLLSPVANLSVEFERMSLQESPEERRGGGGGGGGGGGGGRHRESPDSVGADLSCGLKRLTIGQSDEALKGGDAEERRSSSSSSGGSEEFLEAFQDGLEMTSRTRGAASGVRNLCARSKSWDHGGRDLSSSGSSSSSYKSFDHSHEFLPRTPPHSRRGLFIVGDSPTKLDRDVLSAIGGVEVDLQKYPSIHKWMSTMRSYSSSDMRSWPSPAAVKPRLRTTQHQTPGSPSAVLASPPGRFSPARQAASPDFSPGRYSPAHVRHIQRNRLKRLSESSI